Genomic DNA from Mucilaginibacter terrenus:
TTGCCACACACCAAGTATCTTGTAGTCCCAAACAACATTTACGTCGCGGCCGATAAACCAGCCGTTACCACGATCATCATTCTCAAGCGTTACTGTATTACCGTTCGCATCGGTTGACTGGTATTCACCATAGAGGTGAACTATTTTATTACGGTTCATGTAAAATGTACCAGTAGCATTCCAATTGAAGTTGCGGCTTTTCATGACCTTGCCTTCCAGCAGAACCTCGATACCTTTGTTGTTTACCTGGCCTATATTGGTAAGCAGATTAGACGTAACTAAACCTTGTATGCTTGCTAATGAGCGGTTAACAATGAGATTGGTAGTTTTACGGCTGTAAACATCTACCGAACCACTTATCCTGTTGTTCAGTATAGCAAAGTCTAACCCAAGGTTGGGGCCTGTAACACGTTCCCACGTAAGATCGTTGTTTTGCAATGACGTTACATAGATGCTGTTGTTATTAACAACCACGCCGCCTGGCGTAACTGTAGGATACTTACCTGCAACAATAGTTGCAAGAGCCAGGCTCGGGTCTGCTGTGCCGCTTGATAAGCGGTTACCGTTTGAACCATAGCCTACACGGAGTTTACCGTAGTTAAGCCACTTAAAAGCATCCTTTTTAAAGAACCCTTCGTCGCTGAAAGTCCATGCAACGGCAACATCGCCGTAGGTCTGCCTGGGTTGTTTCAAGCCAAAAGGAGAGAAACCATCACGACGCACAGTACCTGTAATGTTGTATTTACCCATTAAGGTATAATTAAGACGCCCCATTAAAGCATCAGCATTATAAACCCGGTCGTCACTGCTTTCAATAGGTAGTGTACCTGCACCAATGTTGTGGTAGCCCAATACATCGCTAGGGCTGAATTGAGTGTTTGATGTATTTGTATACCAGGTTTGGTATTTTTCTTTGTTTAGCAGGAAGGTCGCGTCGAAAGCGTGTACTCCAAACGTTTTATTCCAGGTCAGGATATTGTCCAAATTGTAACGGTACCTGGTTTCCATCGTACGCTGACCGGTACCTCCCGCCAACTCGTTGGGGTTAGCCACAGGCCGGAAAAAAAAGTTGCGATAGGACTCAAACTGCGGAGAAAAATTAAGCGTGTATTTAAATCCAAAAGGCAGATCAACCCTGGTGAACAATGTAGAAAACAGCACGTTTTGCACGTTCACGTTCTGGTTGTATTGCTGCCCAAGGAAAGGGTTACGCTGATTTAAGCCGCTGTCATCGGTGTCAATCCTACGAAGGCTGCCGTCTGCGTTGTAAACGTCGCCGTAAGGAGAGGAGGCTATAATTTGCGTCCAATCGGCCTCGGTACGATCTATAGACTGGCCCGAAAGCGATCCGGCTGATGCGCCTTCATCACGTACGGCGTATTGCGCGTTAACACCTATAGTAAGAAACTTTGCTGCTTTGCCTTCCAGGTTAACACGGAAACGGGTATTGTTGTACTGTCCGCCTTTAATCAGGTTCTCGTTCTTTGTAAAGTTGCCTGAAAAATAGTAGCTAACATTATCGCCTCGACCAGATAAACTTGCTGTGTAATCCTGGCGTAAACCGTTTCGAAAGATAAGCTTTGACCAATCTGTAACTTTGTTGTTTTGATAATTGGCTATTTCATTTCCGAATAACCCTAAACGCTGCAGATACACTGTAACCGGATCACCTGTAGCCCCGTTCAGGAACTGATCTACAGTTACCCCACTGGGAAGGGCGCGCGGATCGCTATAGTAGTAATATGGATTAGATGAGTTGGCACTACGCTGTACATCTGCTCTCCATTTCAGGAAATCTTCTCCCTGGTAATACTGTTGGTTCTGCAGCAATTGAGCAACACCAACATTGCCATTAAGCGTGATTACAGAACCACCTTTTTTGCCTTTTTTGGTAGTTATAGCTACAACACCACCTGCGGCTTGGGCACCATAAACTGCAAGAGCACTCGGGTCACGCAGTACATCTACGCGGTCTATGTCATTCGGGTTAATATCGGCAAGTTCACCAAAGTAAATTACACCGTCCAACACAATAAGCGGACGGATATTTGCTGAAAGGCTAGCTTGTCCCCTCAATTGCAAATCGCCAACACCGCCACCCTTAGGTGATGTATTAAGACCTACAGATATACCGGGAACAGCGCCACGAATTACATCTGTAACGCTTTGTGGGTTATCATTTTCAAACTTATCGGCTTTTATACTGGTAATAGCACCGGTAACATCTTTTTGTGCACGGGTGCCATAACCAATTACCACTACCTCGTCAAGTTGTTTACTGTTATCTGCCAAAGTTACGTCAACAGTTGTACGCCCGTTAATTTGTACCTCCTGAGTGGTGTAGCCTATAAAGCTGAACACAAGCGTACCATTGCCAGCCGCGCTTATGGTATAAGCGCCGTTCACGTCGCTCATTACCCCGGTGCCCGTTGTTTTATTTTTTACGGTAACACCGGGAATTGTAACGCCCTTGCTATCCTTTATCACACCTTTTACGGTAAGTTCCTGCGCAAAGGACACCGTGAAAGTTGTAAGGAGCAGAGCAATAATTAAAGTAAGTTTTCTTTTCATAATCTATCATTATTGTTTCCTGATTTACTAAGCAGCATTTCAGCTGCGGATGGTCAAATCGACAAACCTGGTTTGTCGATTTTGCGTGTGCAGATACCTGCGATCTGGAGTTCACTACATCATGCTTAGTTCCGGTTTTTAATTGGTTAAATACTGGTAATTGGAACTGTAAATGTAGCGTGAGAAGGCTATTAAATGCAATAGGTAAACAACTGATAATAAGACAGTTATTAATTTTGTGATACGCTTTAATCACAAGCCATAGACAGCGTAAATACCTGTTTATACAGGGTTTATGCTCGTAACTACTTACAAGGCCGAAAACTGCAATACGCTTGCTTCACAAGAAAAAAAATGAAAAAAAATCAACTATTTTGATGACCTTTCATTACTGTATAAAAACCATATTAAAACCGCTTTTTTGATGAAAAAACGCTTATAAAACCGCTGTTTTAATGCCTGTTTTTTTTGCTTAATACGCAAATGAAAATAATGGGAGTAGATTAACTGCATTAAAAAGCTTGATCAGGCTTTTTGCAGGTTTGTTGTTGATAAATTCTGCCTGTGACTTTACATTTTGAGCTGATATCTTAACAAAATTTCATCCAATAATCCTATTTAAATGCCTGGCTACATTAGTGGAAGTTTGCGGTTGGGCTATTTGCAGTAAAAGGCTTAGCCTTATTGCGGTAATTTCAACTAAGCAAAGCAGGAAACATGATTATCGCCTAAAGTGCGATGCTAAATGCGAGAAGGTAAACGTTGAACTATACGAATGTATATTACCCTATTTCAGAGCAAGTTTGTGTATGAGGGGGTAATTACAAAGGAGCAAGTAGCTGTTTTACATCATAATAGCGCCTATCAATAACTGACTAAAGTAAGACGATAGCTAAGGAAAAAACATAAAAAGCTGTTATAGAGGTGGGCTTAAGCTACCTGGCGGTGAGTTGTATAGCGTTTAAAACCGGTTCGCCCTTTACAGGTACAAATACAATATTAATACCTTTGCCATCTGAAGCAATTACTGTAAATTTTTCTGCTCCTGCAGTCAGCGGACCATACTTACCGGCAATTGAAAAATTTTGGAGTACTGCCCTGCCATTCACTTCAACAGTAAATACCCTGTCTTCAAGGCGGGTTCCTTTATCCGCATTATCCAAATTGTAAGCTAAAGCTTCCGTTTGTTTGTCGGTAGTTAGTTCGGCAAAGTGGAGTGTAAGCTGATAATTTCCGTCGGGCACATTCATTTTAAAAGACTTTATACCGACTTGTTGCGTTTGATAAATCGGGTCGTCTGAAGTTTTATTTATGTTGCGATCGGTACCGTAACCTACCCGGCCATTACCGGGAAGTTTGAACGGAGTTCCTCCTGTGTAGCCAAAACCTCCTTTGGTATATATGGGTGCCGGCATCCATTCGGTTCCTGCCGATGAGTAGAAAAACCTTTTTGATCCCAGTAAGACATTAATATTCAGCGCTTTTGAACTTTGCTGTTTCAGATTGGCTGGTAAAAGGTTAAACTTTACAGCTACATCGTCGCGAATTGCTTTACCACCAGATGGAGAAGTTGCTGTCAACTGATTAACGCCATTTACAAAAGGCACGCTCCAGCTTATTATACCATTTTCCGTGGTTTTTGTACCAAGCGTTTTGCCGTTCAGCTTAAGCGAAACAGATTTTTGATTAGTAAAAACCCTTACTAGTTGTGTGGAGGTCCTGGGGGTTAAGCTATCTGCCAGGCCAGCCCTGTTGTTCCAGTTAGATATTTTCAGGAAAGGTGTTTTAAGAAGATTCGCCTGATATAAAAAATAAACATCTTTCGGCGAACGGTTTTGCGTAAGCAAGCCTTTTGAGTTTATATGTGGCGTAGTTTCGGCCCGTTCTTCAGAACTGAAATCTGCCAGGTTCCATATTATTCCGGCGCTAACAAAAGGGCGGGTCATTATAGCATCCAGATAAACCTTGTGAAAATCTACGGCGTAATCTATGCTTTTGTCAAAGCGTTCTGGTGTTAACGACCGTATTCTTGAGTCTGCATCGGCACCATACTCCGTGATCAGCATAGGTAATTTAGGATAATCCCCATGAAATTTGTCAAGGAATTTTCCAAAGTCCTCTGTTTTTCCGCTGTACCATCCCTGGTATAAGTTCCAGCCTATCAGCATTGGCACGTCAACTATGCCAGCTTGTTTATAGCGATTATAATCGCCGTGGCATGCGATCATGGTGTATCGCGCCGGGTCTTCTTTACGTGCTATGCTATCCAATAGCGCTGCCAGCAACCGTACGTTTTTAAAATATTCTTGCTGACGCGGCTTGTCGTTACCATACTTTGGCCGGAGCAAAACCTCGTTCATGTAAGCCCAAATTACAATACTTGGGTGATTAAAGTTTTGTTTAATCATCTCCATCAGCATGTTTTTACTGTTTTGCGTAAACTCCGGCGTTTCGGTAATGGCATTTACTACCGGTATTTCTACAGATGCTAATATGCCCAGGCTGTCGCATGCGTCAAGTACTTTTTTATCCTGCGGATAATGGGCTACGCGTAAAAAGTTACCGCCCATTTTCTTAATCATAGCAACATCGTGCACGTGGTATTTAGCCGTAAGCGCGTTACCGAGGCCTTCAAAGTCCTGATGGCGGCTCACCCCCATCAACTTATATGGCTTACCGTTGAGGAAAAAACCTTTTTCGCCATCAAACTTATACCAGCGCAGGCCCAAAGGTTCGGTTACTTTGTCAAGTACCTTCCCCGTTTTTGCATCGGTTATGGTAGAGACTACCCGGTATAAGTAGGGATGTTCGGGTGTCCATAAATGCGGGGCCGCAATTTCCGGCAGTTCCGTTTCAAAGGAATTTTCTGATCCATTTCCCTCAATTTCCACACTTTTTTGAGCAACCTTTTTGCCGGTTTTGTCGAGCACTACCGTGCTTAACAAAAGTTTACT
This window encodes:
- a CDS encoding SusC/RagA family TonB-linked outer membrane protein, whose protein sequence is MKRKLTLIIALLLTTFTVSFAQELTVKGVIKDSKGVTIPGVTVKNKTTGTGVMSDVNGAYTISAAGNGTLVFSFIGYTTQEVQINGRTTVDVTLADNSKQLDEVVVIGYGTRAQKDVTGAITSIKADKFENDNPQSVTDVIRGAVPGISVGLNTSPKGGGVGDLQLRGQASLSANIRPLIVLDGVIYFGELADINPNDIDRVDVLRDPSALAVYGAQAAGGVVAITTKKGKKGGSVITLNGNVGVAQLLQNQQYYQGEDFLKWRADVQRSANSSNPYYYYSDPRALPSGVTVDQFLNGATGDPVTVYLQRLGLFGNEIANYQNNKVTDWSKLIFRNGLRQDYTASLSGRGDNVSYYFSGNFTKNENLIKGGQYNNTRFRVNLEGKAAKFLTIGVNAQYAVRDEGASAGSLSGQSIDRTEADWTQIIASSPYGDVYNADGSLRRIDTDDSGLNQRNPFLGQQYNQNVNVQNVLFSTLFTRVDLPFGFKYTLNFSPQFESYRNFFFRPVANPNELAGGTGQRTMETRYRYNLDNILTWNKTFGVHAFDATFLLNKEKYQTWYTNTSNTQFSPSDVLGYHNIGAGTLPIESSDDRVYNADALMGRLNYTLMGKYNITGTVRRDGFSPFGLKQPRQTYGDVAVAWTFSDEGFFKKDAFKWLNYGKLRVGYGSNGNRLSSGTADPSLALATIVAGKYPTVTPGGVVVNNNSIYVTSLQNNDLTWERVTGPNLGLDFAILNNRISGSVDVYSRKTTNLIVNRSLASIQGLVTSNLLTNIGQVNNKGIEVLLEGKVMKSRNFNWNATGTFYMNRNKIVHLYGEYQSTDANGNTVTLENDDRGNGWFIGRDVNVVWDYKILGVWQTPDATEAAKYGAKPGDFKLQDMNGDFKFTNDDKVFLGTTNPKFTWSLRNDFNFLRNFDFSFMLVSSIGQLRQYNQATNNAGSVGYGRMNSYVLPYWTPDNPINDYARLNSGSSGTTINVWRKASFARLQTVSLGYTFSPALIKRAGMSSAKLFVNATNAAVISNWPLWDPQNNGPTPRYLSAGFNVTF
- a CDS encoding glycoside hydrolase family 2 TIM barrel-domain containing protein, translated to MKKLAAIFSLLIAFVAQLNSAQAQRTIINLDKGWQFAKGAYGSPSEKASTVSLPHTWNAKDVMDDEPGYYRGPAVYTKQVLIPAADKGGQVYLYINGANQVADIYLNGEKIAAHNGGYTRFNVNLGKYLKYGQQNELAIAVDNAYNENIPPLTADFTFFGGLYRDVYLVKTNTTHFNTDFAADGVFISTPNVSAEKAILKVTGKVTSVQKSKLLLSTVVLDKTGKKVAQKSVEIEGNGSENSFETELPEIAAPHLWTPEHPYLYRVVSTITDAKTGKVLDKVTEPLGLRWYKFDGEKGFFLNGKPYKLMGVSRHQDFEGLGNALTAKYHVHDVAMIKKMGGNFLRVAHYPQDKKVLDACDSLGILASVEIPVVNAITETPEFTQNSKNMLMEMIKQNFNHPSIVIWAYMNEVLLRPKYGNDKPRQQEYFKNVRLLAALLDSIARKEDPARYTMIACHGDYNRYKQAGIVDVPMLIGWNLYQGWYSGKTEDFGKFLDKFHGDYPKLPMLITEYGADADSRIRSLTPERFDKSIDYAVDFHKVYLDAIMTRPFVSAGIIWNLADFSSEERAETTPHINSKGLLTQNRSPKDVYFLYQANLLKTPFLKISNWNNRAGLADSLTPRTSTQLVRVFTNQKSVSLKLNGKTLGTKTTENGIISWSVPFVNGVNQLTATSPSGGKAIRDDVAVKFNLLPANLKQQSSKALNINVLLGSKRFFYSSAGTEWMPAPIYTKGGFGYTGGTPFKLPGNGRVGYGTDRNINKTSDDPIYQTQQVGIKSFKMNVPDGNYQLTLHFAELTTDKQTEALAYNLDNADKGTRLEDRVFTVEVNGRAVLQNFSIAGKYGPLTAGAEKFTVIASDGKGINIVFVPVKGEPVLNAIQLTAR